A window of the Phaseolus vulgaris cultivar G19833 chromosome 5, P. vulgaris v2.0, whole genome shotgun sequence genome harbors these coding sequences:
- the LOC137834664 gene encoding phospholipid-transporting ATPase 1-like has translation MGSKRPPVITTPSTTTADNYQQHHPPSVDISELPTSNSSSSNVFHPFENTLVNSSSRRSSMSNRSSGSKSNNSIHEVSLSRSVSKSTPVRYGSKGADSEGLSLSQKELRDEDARLVYINDPLKTNESFVFSGNSIRTSKYSLLSFIPRNLFEQFHRIAYVYFLIIAILNQLPQLAVFGRAVSILPLSFVLFVTAVKDAYEDWRRHGSDKVENNRLVSVLVDGNFVEKRWRDVRVGEVIRIKANEPIPCDIVLLSTSDPTGVAYVQTINLDGESNLKTRYAKQETHGKEGLGGVIKCEKPNRNIYGFLANMEVDGKKLSLGSSNIVLRGCELKNTKWAIGVAAYCGSETKAMLNSSGAPSKRSRLETRMNFEIIWLSFFLVVLCTITSVCAAVWLKRHKDELDILPYYRKLDFSEEGKVESYEYYGWGLEILFTFLMSVIVFQVMIPISLYISMELVRVGQAFFMIRDNGMYDEETKSRFQCRALNINEDLGQIKYVFSDKTGTLTQNKMEFQCASIWGVDYSATENSMEGDRVEHSVKVDRKVFRPKMKVKVNPELLQLARSGFLNLEGKRIHDFFVALATCNTIVPLVVDSPDPDVKLIDYQGESPDEQALAYAAAAYGFMLIERTSGHIVIDIHGQRQKFNVLGMHEFDSDRKRMSVILGYPDNSVKVFVKGADTSMLNVIDKSFSMDIVRDTEAHLHSYSSIGLRTLVIGMRDLNASEFEQWHTSFEMASTAVFGRAAMLRKVSSIVENSLIILGASAIEDKLQQGVPESIESLRIAGIKVWVLTGDKQETAISIGYSSKLLTSKMNQIIINRNNREACRKSLQDALVMSTKLMSTSGVANNAGGSSEATQIALIIDGTSLVHILDSELEEQLFQLASRCSVVLCCRVAPLQKAGIVALVKKRTSDMTLAIGDGANDVSMIQMADVGVGISGQEGRQAVMASDFAMGQFKFLVPLLLIHGHWNYQRLGYMILYNFYRNAVLVLVLFWYVLYTAFTLTTAINEWSTTLYSIIYSSLPTIVVAILDKDLGKRTLLKYPQLYGAGQRHEAYNKKLFALTMLDTLWQSMVIFWAPLFAYWSSTVDVASIGDLWTFGVVILVNLHLAMDVVRWYWVTHVAIWGSIAATFISVMIIDAFPNLPGYWAFFNVAGTGLFWLLLLGIIIAALLPRLVVKFVYQYYFPNDIQICREAERIEYERVVVERESIEMLPISNIPTR, from the exons ATGGGTTCTAAGAGACCACCTGTGATCACGACACCGTCAACAACAACAGCAGATAACTACCAACAACACCACCCTCCCTCTGTTGATATTTCTGAACTTCCAACATCAAATTCAAGTTCCAGCAACGTGTTCCACCCTTTTGAGAACACTCTTGTCAACTCATCATCACGCAGAAGTTCCATGTCCAATCGCTCTTCTGGGAGCAAGAGCAACAACTCTATCCATGAAGTGAGTTTGAGCCGTTCAGTGTCCAAATCTACACCCGTTAGGTATGGCTCAAAGGGTGCAGATTCTGAAGGACTAAGCTTGTCTCAGAAGGAACTCAGAGATGAGGATGCGAGGTTAGTGTACATAAACGACCCTTTGAAAACGAATGAGAGCTTTGTGTTTTCTGGAAACTCTATCCGCACAAGCAAATACTCCCTCCTAAGTTTCATTCCAAGGAACCTTTTTGAACAGTTTCACAGGATTGCTTACGTGTACTTTCTCATAATTGCCATTCTCAATCAGCTTCCTCAGCTTGCAGTTTTCGGAAGAGCTGTTTCCATCTTGCCCCTGTCCTTTGTTCTGTTTGTAACAGCTGTGAAGGATGCGTATGAGGATTGGAGAAGGCACGGGAGTGATAAAGTTGAAAACAATAGGTTGGTATCAGTTTTGGTTGATGGGAACTTTGTGGAGAAGAGGTGGAGGGATGTAAGAGTTGGTGAGGTGATAAGGATCAAGGCAAATGAACCCATCCCTTGTGATATTGTGTTGCTCTCGACTAGTGATCCAACTGGGGTTGCATATGTTCAGACTATTAATCTAGATGGGGAATCCAATTTGAAGACAAGGTATGCAAAGCAAGAGACTCATGGTAAGGAGGGGTTAGGTGGGGTGATTAAGTGTGAAAAACCCAATAGGAACATATATGGATTTCTGGCTAACATGGAAGTTGATGGCAAGAAGTTGTCACTTGGATCCTCCAACATTGTGCTTCGTGGATGTGAACTCAAGAATACTAAATGGGCCATTGGTGTTGCTGCGTATTGTGGAAGTGAGACCAAGGCTATGCTGAATAGCTCAGGAGCTCCTTCTAAGAGGAGCAGATTGGAGACACGCATGAATTTTGAGATCATTTGGCTCTCTTTCTTCCTCGTGGTATTGTGCACAATCACCTCAGTTTGTGCTGCTGTGTGGTTGAAGCGCCACAAGGATGAGTTGGATATATTGCCATATTATAGGAAACTAGACTTTTCAGAAGAGGGGAAAGTGGAAAGCTACGAGTACTATGGATGGGGGTTGGAAATTCTCTTCACATTTCTCATGTCAGTTATAGTTTTTCAGGTCATGATTCCCATTTCCTTGTACATTTCCATGGAGCTTGTGAGGGTTGGTCAGGCCTTCTTCATGATCCGAGACAATGGAATGTATGATGAGGAAACAAAGTCAAGGTTTCAGTGCAGGGCTTTGAACATTAATGAAGATTTGGGGCAGATTAAGTATGTTTTCTCGGACAAAACGGGCACACTAACTCAGAACAAGATGGAGTTTCAATGTGCAAGCATCTGGGGGGTTGATTACAGTGCTACAGAGAACAGCATGGAGGGTGATCGAGTTGAACATTCTGTGAAAG TGGATAGAAAGGTCTTCAGACCAAAGATGAAGGTGAAAGTTAATCCAGAGCTTTTGCAGCTAGCAAGAAGTGGATTTCTCAATTTGGAGGGAAAACGGATTCATGATTTCTTTGTAGCACTGGCAACCTGCAACACTATTGTACCTCTTGTTGTTGACTCGCCTGACCCTGATGTCAAACTGATAGATTACCAAGGAGAATCACCAGATGAACAAGCATTAGCTTATGCTGCTGCAGCCTATGGTTTTATGCTAATAGAACGAACCTCCGGCCATATAGTCATCGATATTCATGGACAAAGACAAAA GTTCAATGTCTTGGGTATGCATGAGTTTGATAGTGACAGAAAGAGGATGTCAGTTATATTGGGGTACCCTGACAATTCTGTGAAAGTGTTTGTCAAAGGAGCAGACACATCCATGCTTAATGTGATAGACAAGTCCTTTAGCATGGACATAGTTAGAGACACGGAAGCACATCTTCACTCTTACTCTTCCATAGGTTTGAGGACACTTGTTATTGGGATGAGAGACTTGAATGCTTCAGAATTTGAGCAATGGCATACATCCTTCGAGATGGCAAGCACTGCTGTGTTTGGCAGGGCAGCGATGCTCCGCAAGGTTTCTAGCATTGTAGAGAACAGTCTCATCATATTAGGAGCATCTGCCATTGAAGATAAACTGCAACAAGGTGTACCTGAATCCATTGAGTCTCTAAGGATTGCTGGGATTAAAGTGTGGGTTCTGACTGGAGACAAACAAGAAACTGCCATATCCATTGGCTACTCCTCAAAGCTCCTAACAAGCAAAATGAATCAGATTATAATCAACAGAAACAACAGAGAAGCATGCAGAAAAAGTTTGCAAGATGCCCTTGTCATGTCTACAAAGCTCATGTCTACATCTGGGGTTGCCAACAATGCTGGAGGCAGTTCAGAGGCTACTCAAATAGCCTTGATAATTGATGGTACCAGCCTTGTGCATATTCTTGACAGTGAACTTGAAGAACAG CTATTTCAACTTGCAAGTAGATGTTCTGTTGTTCTATGTTGCCGAGTTGCTCCACTGCAAAAGGCTGGCATTGTTGCCCTTGTGAAGAAGAGGACATCAGACATGACTCTAGCCATTGGAGATG GTGCTAATGATGTCTCAATGATCCAAATGGCTGATGTTGGAGTTGGCATCAGTGGACAAGAGGGTCGGCAAGCTGTAATGGCATCTGATTTTGCAATGGGGCAGTTTAAGTTTTTGGTTCCTCTCTTATTGATACATGGGCACTGGAATTACCAACGGCTTGGTTACATGAtactatacaatttttacagaAATGCTGTCCTTGTTCTGGTCTTATTTTG GTATGTGCTCTACACTGCCTTCACTTTGACAACTGCTATAAATGAATGGAGCACGACCTTATACTCAATAATCTACAGTTCATTGCCAACTATAGTTGTTGCTATTCTAGACAAGGATCTCGGTAAAAGGACTCTCCTAAAGTACCCTCAACTTTATGGGGCAGGACAGAGACATGAGGCCTACAACAAGAAATTGTTTGCCTTGACAATGTTAGATACTTTGTGGCAAAGCATGGTCATCTTCTGGGCACCCCTCTTTGCATATTGGAGTAGCACAGTTGATGTGGCTAGCATTGGAGACCTTTGGACTTTTGGGGTTGTAATTTTGGTGAATTTGCACTTGGCCATGGACGTTGTAAGGTGGTATTGGGTGACCCATGTTGCCATTTGGGGTTCTATTGCAGCAACTTTCATTAGTGTCATGATCATTGATGCTTTCCCCAATCTTCCTGGCTACTG GGCCTTCTTTAATGTTGCAGGAACTGGATTGTTCTGGTTATTGTTGCTTGGAATCATAATAGCAGCATTGCTTCCACGTCTGGTTGTAAAATTTGTGTATCAGTATTATTTTCCCAATGATATTCAGATTTGTAGAGAAGCTGAGAGGATTGAGTATGAGAGAGTTGTTGTTGAAAGGGAATCCATAGAGATGCTTCCTATCTCAAACATTCCAACAAGATAA